One region of Arvicola amphibius chromosome 3, mArvAmp1.2, whole genome shotgun sequence genomic DNA includes:
- the Ankrd33b gene encoding ankyrin repeat domain-containing protein 33B isoform X2: protein MKAAMQGRTECVRALMLAGADVQARDPRRGMSPQEWAAYTGRVEAVRVMQRLMERPCPEQFGDKYKPELPLPAEAVLKPARSKNCFQRFTEFLRSTLTSRSGQGLADGGVLDHMVRMTTSLYSPAIAVVCQTVCPENPPCVGKRRPAVQEILAARGNPDTYAQDSSELQSQTLGTPRVNPWSSQPSGVPGPTPAPVSRKASLLPLQLLRRSSVRPGVVVPRVRISKAPAPTFQPERPAPKGNTKDSVHLQIPKWRYKEAKEEKRKAEEAEKKRQEEAQKEKRAPRWRKRT, encoded by the coding sequence gggcAGATGTTCAAGCGAGGGATCCCCGCCGTGGGATGTCACCACAGGAGTGGGCTGCATACACTGGCCGAGTGGAGGCTGTTCGTGTCATGCAGAGGCTGATGGAGCGGCCCTGCCCAGAGCAGTTTGGGGACAAGTACAAGCCAGAATTGCCGCTTCCCGCTGAGGCAGTCTTGAAACCAGCACGTTCCAAAAACTGCTTTCAGAGATTCACAGAGTTCCTGCGGTCCACTCTGACCTCCCGCTCAGGCCAGGGTCTGGCGGATGGAGGTGTCCTTGATCACATGGTCAGGATGACTACAAGCCTTTATAGCCCCGCCATTGCTGTCGTATGCCAGACTGTGTGCCCCGAGAACCCTCCCTGTGTGGGGAAACGGCGCCCGGCAGTGCAGGAAATCCTAGCAGCTAGGGGGAACCCGGACACCTATGCTCAGGATAGCTCTGAACTGCAATCCCAGACCTTGGGGACTCCCAGAGTGAATCCCTGGTCGTCCCAGCCCTCTGGGGTCCCAGGACCCACCCCTGCCCCTGTCTCACGGAAGGCCAGCCTCCTGCCCTTGCAGCTGCTGCGGAGGAGCAGCGTGCGGCCAGGAGTGGTGGTTCCCAGGGTACGCATCAGCAAGGCCCCTGCACCCACCTTCCAGCCCGAGCGCCCAGCCCCCAAAGGCAATACCAAGGACAGTGTACACCTGCAGATCCCCAAGTGGCGGTACAAGGAGGccaaggaggagaagaggaaggcgGAGGAGGCGGAGAAGAAACGCCAGGAAGAGGCTCAGAAGGAAAAGCGGGCGCCACGTTGGAGGAAAAGGACGTGA